In Paenibacillus sp. BIC5C1, a genomic segment contains:
- a CDS encoding AEC family transporter, translated as MIADIMLEVVLPVFLLIAVGSWMQKVFKLDLYTLAKINFYCITPAAVFMSMYHSDMSGELLGTVTLFYALYVLILYIVGSVFARSLRMNKGMKAAFNNSIMLDNAGNYGLPINSLVFRGDPLASSIQALVMSLQALLTFTYGVLSIQGAKLKGNYRAVIIGFLKMPVPYALLLGILFHMGNIPLPTFLSMPLTYAQQSMVAVALLTLGAQIVKYPIRLYRLDVYISTFLRLLIGPAIGISIVLLLGLQGIAAQALIIASGMPTGVNASILAEEYDNEPDFAAQTVLISTLLNIITITALISFAKTF; from the coding sequence ATGATTGCAGACATCATGCTTGAAGTCGTCCTGCCCGTCTTTCTCCTGATTGCCGTCGGGTCCTGGATGCAAAAGGTGTTCAAGTTGGACTTGTACACCCTCGCCAAAATCAATTTCTATTGTATTACCCCCGCAGCCGTCTTTATGAGCATGTATCACTCCGATATGTCGGGGGAATTACTTGGTACCGTCACGCTTTTTTACGCCTTATATGTACTTATTCTCTATATTGTGGGGTCTGTGTTCGCACGCTCGCTTCGCATGAACAAAGGCATGAAGGCTGCCTTCAACAACAGCATCATGCTGGACAACGCAGGCAATTATGGTCTGCCCATCAACTCCCTGGTATTTCGTGGTGATCCGCTGGCCTCTTCCATTCAGGCACTGGTCATGTCTTTACAGGCATTGCTGACGTTTACCTATGGTGTGCTGTCCATTCAGGGCGCGAAGCTCAAAGGCAATTACCGTGCGGTGATCATTGGATTTCTAAAAATGCCCGTTCCTTATGCGCTGTTACTCGGCATTTTGTTTCATATGGGAAATATTCCACTGCCCACTTTCCTGTCCATGCCGCTGACTTACGCGCAACAAAGTATGGTCGCTGTAGCACTCCTGACACTCGGCGCCCAAATTGTAAAATATCCAATTCGCCTGTATCGTCTTGATGTGTATATTAGCACATTTCTGCGTTTGCTGATTGGCCCGGCCATCGGGATTTCCATTGTGCTGCTGCTCGGTTTGCAAGGTATTGCCGCTCAGGCCCTTATTATCGCATCCGGCATGCCTACCGGAGTCAATGCGTCCATTCTAGCCGAGGAATACGATAACGAGCCAGACTTTGCCGCCCAGACGGTACTAATCTCGACGTTGCTTAACATCATTACAATTACCGCACTGATTTCGTTTGCGAAGACGTTCTGA
- a CDS encoding LacI family DNA-binding transcriptional regulator — protein MSRKVSIQSLADQLGLSKYAVSRALSGKTGVSEATRARVLELARALGYRQSTPGSSTVPTATHTEQSEPPFALICMNQLNRGEPHYWQRVLSGMISACNERGWHHAIVSPSLGVADEHTPPERAIAPHLDWERCAGVIAMGAFPHAVLQRLTQTGRPIVLVDHQEPLLNCDTISHDNLEAGITVARYLMSMQCRRIGLITDDGRAASFAQRKIGIELALNHFHADSSRLTTFREWNIPYENGEWIDQLAATIKNMPANERPDAWIGVNDDIALQWMNKLQEMGFSTPEDCLVIGIDNVHAAATSSPPLTTVNLCKEELGQRAIEALQRRIERPGTPKETVMLSTSLIPRESA, from the coding sequence ATGTCACGTAAAGTATCCATCCAGTCGCTGGCTGACCAGCTTGGATTATCCAAATATGCCGTCTCCCGTGCACTCAGTGGCAAGACAGGTGTCAGCGAAGCGACACGCGCCCGTGTGCTGGAATTAGCTCGTGCCTTGGGATATCGCCAAAGCACCCCAGGAAGCAGCACTGTTCCAACTGCAACCCATACAGAACAATCCGAGCCTCCATTTGCTCTCATCTGCATGAATCAGCTCAACCGGGGTGAGCCCCACTACTGGCAGCGCGTCCTCTCAGGCATGATCTCTGCCTGTAATGAGAGAGGATGGCATCATGCCATTGTATCTCCCTCTCTGGGAGTCGCTGATGAACACACGCCGCCAGAACGGGCAATCGCTCCTCACTTGGATTGGGAACGTTGTGCAGGAGTCATCGCCATGGGCGCTTTCCCCCATGCAGTCCTGCAACGACTGACCCAGACAGGCCGCCCCATTGTGCTCGTGGATCATCAGGAGCCACTATTGAACTGTGATACCATTAGCCATGATAACCTGGAAGCAGGCATTACTGTGGCTAGATATTTAATGTCGATGCAGTGCCGCCGCATCGGTCTGATTACGGATGATGGCCGAGCTGCCAGCTTTGCGCAGCGGAAGATCGGCATCGAACTGGCTTTGAACCATTTTCACGCAGACAGCAGTCGGTTGACCACGTTCAGAGAATGGAATATTCCTTATGAGAACGGCGAATGGATCGACCAATTGGCTGCCACAATCAAAAACATGCCCGCCAACGAACGGCCTGATGCGTGGATTGGCGTCAATGACGATATCGCCTTGCAGTGGATGAATAAGTTGCAGGAAATGGGATTCTCCACACCTGAGGATTGTCTTGTCATCGGTATCGACAATGTGCATGCCGCCGCTACATCATCCCCGCCTCTGACCACGGTCAACCTGTGCAAAGAGGAACTCGGGCAGCGTGCAATCGAAGCTTTGCAGCGCAGAATTGAACGCCCGGGAACACCAAAGGAAACGGTGATGTTATCCACGTCCCTTATTCCAAGGGAATCGGCGTAA
- a CDS encoding ABC transporter ATP-binding protein, protein MSNILELNHVSKKYGGKKALHDITLDVAPGRIVGLLGSNGSGKSTLMKLVAGLLHPSSGDVLVTGKAVGLETKSLVSFMPDRPLTENWMKVRDAIAYYRDFYADFDQEKAREMLDFMKLGEGDKVRHLSKGMNERLQLTLALSRKARLYLLDEPIGGVDPVARGKILDAIVKFYDEDSSLIISTHLVTDIERIFDEVIFIREGEMVMREEVETLRLKYGKSVDEMFKEVYAE, encoded by the coding sequence ATGAGTAATATTCTTGAGCTGAACCATGTAAGTAAAAAGTATGGCGGTAAAAAAGCTCTTCATGACATCACGCTGGATGTCGCACCAGGCCGAATTGTAGGTCTGCTGGGCAGTAACGGCAGCGGTAAAAGCACACTAATGAAGCTGGTTGCAGGACTGCTGCACCCCAGCAGTGGAGATGTTCTTGTCACAGGAAAAGCGGTTGGCTTGGAAACGAAGTCGCTGGTATCCTTTATGCCGGACCGCCCGTTGACTGAGAATTGGATGAAGGTACGGGACGCGATTGCGTATTACCGCGATTTCTACGCTGATTTTGATCAAGAAAAAGCGAGAGAGATGCTTGATTTCATGAAGCTTGGAGAGGGAGATAAGGTAAGACATCTGTCGAAAGGCATGAATGAACGACTGCAATTAACACTGGCTCTTTCCCGTAAAGCTCGTCTTTATCTGCTCGATGAACCGATTGGCGGGGTAGACCCGGTTGCACGTGGCAAAATTCTGGATGCGATTGTGAAGTTCTATGACGAAGACAGCAGTCTGATCATTTCTACGCATCTTGTAACAGACATTGAACGGATCTTTGACGAAGTCATCTTCATCCGTGAAGGTGAGATGGTGATGCGGGAAGAGGTCGAGACTCTGCGTCTCAAGTACGGTAAAAGTGTGGATGAGATGTTCAAGGAGGTTTATGCGGAATGA
- a CDS encoding DUF4179 domain-containing protein — protein MKPIPNDEDRLWEQHLFREEPDADFTLEVMRKLEGVSMESAEHGDPFTKKASKSHWMRRTGIAAAAVVILAGGAWFAFDHTAKSTQSTVNAVNQRLPDIPVPEELKYSYFADDYKRLKPLGLVVNPNINIEDQGYTLKIENVLVDRSQIVMTVQQTMPDGSELSRLVSVMGRIHVTDKEGREVATLARDTRTKGYVTERLVFQLHDEIPDQVVVRGELSHLNMGYYNFETKSYEDKEVTVDWSFQFNIDMTKAKSLAVEAPMNNTYTTPEGLKLDLTQLVRTPNGTRLDMNISLNDQLQAKVDENWANYMSIIYHLEIPETNEYRIFNGFRPDAREAKFRLHDESGIRDGGPLKLSETWDPAFVTVDAKSIRFVLDGYTIPVKEEKSVEVDLDKRRKDTKFYTFVEFEQLGDKILFDDFDYKPVPESSNLQMSNVNKGYSLVLNGTGTYRNAFVGDRWVAVDSEGTEYPVEVVGYPDQPNSNGEYVADKLKMVIRGFYKEDGTKFTLKRTVVNREYRDVNWEVDLPSYTSLPWQK, from the coding sequence ATGAAGCCTATTCCAAATGATGAGGATCGATTGTGGGAGCAGCATTTATTCCGCGAGGAACCGGATGCGGACTTTACGCTTGAGGTGATGCGAAAACTGGAAGGCGTGTCCATGGAAAGCGCAGAGCACGGGGATCCATTTACGAAAAAGGCTTCCAAATCCCATTGGATGCGCCGTACTGGGATTGCAGCGGCGGCAGTTGTGATCCTTGCGGGAGGGGCATGGTTTGCTTTTGATCACACAGCAAAATCGACTCAATCCACGGTAAATGCCGTAAATCAACGGCTTCCCGACATACCTGTACCAGAAGAACTCAAGTACTCCTATTTTGCCGATGATTACAAACGTTTGAAGCCGCTCGGTCTAGTGGTTAATCCGAATATCAACATTGAGGATCAGGGCTACACGCTTAAGATTGAAAATGTGCTTGTGGATCGTTCTCAGATTGTAATGACCGTGCAACAAACAATGCCTGATGGGTCAGAATTATCACGGTTAGTGTCTGTAATGGGTAGAATTCATGTTACGGATAAAGAGGGACGAGAAGTTGCCACTCTTGCAAGAGATACCAGAACAAAGGGCTATGTTACCGAACGACTGGTATTCCAGTTGCATGATGAAATTCCGGATCAAGTGGTCGTGCGTGGTGAACTGAGCCACTTAAATATGGGTTATTATAATTTCGAGACAAAATCGTACGAAGATAAAGAGGTTACGGTAGATTGGAGCTTTCAATTCAACATCGATATGACCAAAGCTAAATCACTGGCTGTTGAGGCTCCCATGAACAACACCTACACCACTCCTGAGGGTTTGAAACTGGATCTGACACAGCTTGTACGCACGCCAAACGGGACTCGCCTTGACATGAACATCAGTCTGAATGATCAGCTTCAAGCCAAAGTTGATGAGAATTGGGCGAACTATATGAGCATCATCTACCATCTTGAGATCCCTGAAACCAATGAATATCGAATTTTCAATGGATTTAGACCAGATGCCCGTGAAGCCAAGTTTCGGCTTCATGATGAGAGTGGCATAAGGGATGGTGGTCCATTGAAGTTATCGGAGACATGGGATCCTGCATTTGTAACGGTAGATGCAAAGAGCATTCGCTTTGTTCTGGATGGTTACACGATTCCTGTGAAGGAAGAGAAATCAGTGGAAGTTGATCTGGACAAGAGGCGTAAGGATACCAAGTTCTATACATTTGTAGAATTTGAACAGCTTGGGGATAAGATACTATTTGATGATTTTGATTATAAGCCTGTTCCGGAATCATCTAATCTTCAGATGAGTAATGTGAATAAAGGATATTCACTTGTTCTGAATGGAACAGGGACGTACCGAAATGCTTTCGTGGGTGATCGCTGGGTGGCAGTAGATTCGGAAGGAACAGAATATCCTGTTGAAGTGGTTGGTTATCCAGACCAGCCCAATAGTAACGGTGAATACGTTGCCGATAAACTGAAAATGGTCATCCGTGGTTTTTACAAAGAAGATGGAACGAAATTCACCTTAAAAAGAACCGTGGTTAATCGAGAGTACCGTGACGTGAATTGGGAAGTAGATCTTCCGTCGTACACCAGTCTGCCTTGGCAGAAATAA
- a CDS encoding WYL domain-containing protein translates to MNLFEKMFNYQMMTRLNETGLFTWTSQERAWLRMMLNHPAAPEALHPNTLHKMHDMLDAEQDLDLQDYLTEKAKSEENSVFHPLLKPLRQMILHHQGFRLTGRVRNGRISQDQFGYPYKLEYSMVKKEWYVLWYAPLHNKLMSTKLHSIITTEAQPLQPETASQYAAKIAILTENRKTTVTIEVLPEFNQELSRILYAFSCFEKQVEFVEAQQTYRIELTIPRNEMDYVLSKMRFLGKRVRIADNAALRERMSETAAKVLARYAETELETLPERTSGGVRSHPIEKPFANADGSDSA, encoded by the coding sequence ATGAATCTGTTCGAGAAGATGTTCAACTACCAGATGATGACGAGATTGAATGAAACCGGACTGTTCACCTGGACTTCCCAGGAACGAGCCTGGCTGCGCATGATGCTGAATCACCCTGCTGCACCAGAAGCGCTGCACCCTAATACGTTGCACAAAATGCATGACATGCTGGATGCAGAGCAGGATCTGGACCTTCAGGATTACCTGACCGAAAAAGCCAAAAGTGAAGAAAACAGTGTCTTTCATCCGCTGCTCAAGCCATTACGGCAGATGATTTTGCATCATCAAGGGTTTCGTTTGACAGGGCGTGTCCGCAATGGACGAATCAGCCAGGATCAGTTTGGATACCCCTACAAGCTCGAATATTCCATGGTCAAAAAAGAATGGTACGTGCTCTGGTATGCTCCACTCCACAACAAACTGATGTCCACCAAGCTGCACAGCATCATTACAACGGAAGCCCAGCCACTTCAACCGGAAACTGCTTCGCAATATGCTGCCAAAATCGCGATTTTAACGGAAAACCGGAAGACGACCGTAACGATCGAAGTGCTGCCGGAGTTCAATCAGGAGTTGTCGCGAATTCTGTATGCCTTTTCTTGCTTCGAGAAGCAGGTGGAATTTGTGGAAGCCCAACAGACGTACCGCATTGAACTGACCATTCCGCGGAATGAGATGGATTACGTACTTTCCAAAATGCGTTTTCTGGGCAAACGGGTACGGATTGCGGACAATGCTGCGCTTCGAGAGCGAATGTCCGAGACAGCCGCCAAAGTATTGGCACGCTATGCGGAAACCGAGCTTGAAACACTGCCTGAACGGACTTCTGGAGGAGTGCGCAGCCACCCCATTGAAAAGCCTTTCGCCAATGCAGATGGCAGTGATTCTGCATAG
- a CDS encoding RNA polymerase sigma factor, which produces MTQQIPEEELIQRIIAGDKQLFAVLVDRYKNKVFGILRGMGASHQDAQDLAQDTFLRMYRYLPTRKEGSSFSSWVYTIAVNRMRDFMRQQKPVMTAVHTGLEQTNGETPEKHVLHKEMQREIYRQMDQLPESYRLVLLLKYTNELSYEEIADITDMSPAQVRNALYRGKKTLKKQMERKGGLSTYEAYSK; this is translated from the coding sequence ATGACTCAACAGATACCAGAGGAGGAGCTCATTCAGCGTATTATCGCAGGGGACAAACAGCTATTTGCTGTGCTCGTGGATCGATATAAAAATAAAGTCTTCGGCATTTTACGCGGGATGGGTGCGAGTCATCAGGATGCACAGGATCTCGCTCAGGATACGTTTCTTCGGATGTACCGCTATCTTCCGACACGAAAGGAAGGAAGCAGTTTCTCATCTTGGGTATACACCATCGCTGTGAATCGGATGCGGGATTTTATGCGGCAACAGAAACCGGTCATGACCGCTGTTCATACAGGCTTGGAACAAACCAATGGTGAAACGCCAGAAAAACATGTGCTGCATAAGGAGATGCAGCGTGAAATATATCGCCAGATGGACCAACTGCCAGAGTCGTATCGGCTTGTGCTGCTGCTTAAATATACGAATGAGCTGAGCTACGAAGAGATTGCAGATATCACGGACATGAGCCCCGCACAAGTGCGTAATGCACTTTATCGAGGGAAGAAAACGTTAAAGAAGCAAATGGAGCGCAAAGGAGGTTTATCGACGTATGAAGCCTATTCCAAATGA
- a CDS encoding mismatch-specific DNA-glycosylase translates to MIPDHLDYGLSILFIGFNPSITSGETGHHYAYKGNRFWRILERSGLTPRLYDAQEDGELLKLGYGFTNIVARPTRGMDDITKEEYAEGRQILRQKLEEYRPDIACFVGKGVYTQYSQRTKAEWGFQDDPVVKEIHEFVAPSSSGLVRMSMDEIVAIYSQLSDFVSEKSRED, encoded by the coding sequence ATGATTCCAGATCATCTGGATTATGGTTTATCGATATTATTTATTGGATTCAATCCCAGCATCACGTCTGGAGAGACGGGTCATCATTATGCTTATAAAGGAAACCGTTTCTGGCGCATTCTTGAGCGTTCCGGATTGACTCCTCGTTTATATGATGCACAAGAGGATGGAGAGTTGCTGAAGCTGGGGTACGGATTTACGAATATTGTTGCCCGGCCAACAAGAGGTATGGATGATATTACAAAGGAAGAATATGCAGAGGGACGGCAGATTTTACGGCAAAAGCTGGAGGAATACCGACCAGACATCGCCTGTTTTGTGGGGAAAGGGGTATACACTCAGTATAGTCAGCGTACCAAAGCGGAATGGGGATTTCAGGACGACCCGGTCGTCAAGGAAATTCATGAATTTGTAGCCCCGTCATCCAGTGGGTTAGTGCGTATGTCGATGGACGAGATCGTAGCGATCTATTCCCAGCTTAGTGATTTTGTCTCAGAGAAAAGCAGAGAGGACTGA
- a CDS encoding GntR family transcriptional regulator yields MSIEFDNNLPIYLQIMQYIKRQIVTGTLKAGDKIPSVRELAAELQINPNTVQRTFQELEREEVVETKRGLGRYVTSEESKIMTIKKEMAGELLERFLTGMQELGIEEQDIVNIVADAVAEGKQSSHRDGRGGTVNE; encoded by the coding sequence GTGAGCATCGAATTTGACAACAACTTGCCAATCTACCTGCAGATTATGCAGTACATCAAAAGACAGATTGTGACCGGAACACTTAAGGCAGGCGATAAAATTCCTTCGGTTCGTGAGCTCGCGGCCGAATTACAGATCAATCCCAATACAGTACAGCGAACATTTCAGGAGTTGGAGCGGGAAGAAGTGGTTGAAACCAAGCGAGGTCTGGGCCGATACGTGACAAGTGAGGAGTCGAAAATTATGACGATCAAAAAAGAGATGGCTGGTGAATTGCTGGAGCGTTTTCTTACAGGAATGCAGGAGCTGGGCATCGAAGAACAGGATATTGTAAATATCGTGGCGGATGCCGTTGCAGAAGGAAAGCAATCATCGCATCGCGATGGAAGAGGAGGAACAGTGAATGAGTAA
- a CDS encoding nucleotidyltransferase domain-containing protein codes for MTHVHEEMRDTIRQQLKQIEQEEQVRIIYACESGSRAWGFPSQDSDYDVRFLYVRPLEWYLSIEDKRDVIERPISDQLDINGWDLRKALKLFRKSNPPLLEWLQSPIQYDEPYSVAEHIRTLSPLTFSPKSCMYHYLNMAKGNFRDYLQGEQVKIKKYFYVLRPLLACGWIERYDAMPPMAFEELVQELVPQSAPLYTEIHELLRRKKAGEELDLEPQLPAIQAFLAEKIAYFEQLAAQLENEQIIQYEELDRIFRFALQEVWAATFD; via the coding sequence ATGACTCATGTTCATGAAGAAATGAGAGATACGATTAGACAGCAGCTGAAGCAGATTGAACAGGAGGAGCAGGTGCGGATCATCTATGCCTGTGAATCGGGCAGCCGGGCATGGGGATTTCCTTCACAGGACAGCGATTATGATGTTCGTTTTCTGTATGTGAGACCGCTGGAATGGTACTTGTCCATTGAGGATAAAAGGGATGTTATCGAACGCCCGATCAGTGATCAGCTTGATATAAATGGTTGGGATTTACGCAAAGCCTTGAAGCTGTTTCGCAAGTCGAATCCGCCGCTGCTGGAGTGGCTGCAATCCCCGATTCAGTATGACGAACCGTACAGCGTGGCAGAGCATATTCGTACACTATCGCCTTTGACCTTCTCGCCAAAGTCCTGTATGTACCATTATCTGAATATGGCGAAGGGAAACTTCAGGGATTATCTGCAGGGTGAACAGGTGAAGATCAAAAAGTATTTCTATGTGCTGCGCCCACTGCTCGCCTGTGGATGGATCGAACGTTATGATGCGATGCCACCGATGGCATTTGAAGAGCTGGTGCAAGAGCTTGTTCCTCAGAGCGCGCCGCTCTATACGGAAATCCATGAACTGCTGCGCCGGAAAAAGGCCGGCGAGGAACTCGACCTGGAACCGCAGCTACCCGCCATACAGGCTTTTTTGGCGGAGAAGATTGCGTATTTTGAACAATTGGCCGCCCAGCTGGAGAATGAACAGATTATTCAATATGAAGAACTGGACCGTATCTTCCGTTTTGCACTGCAAGAGGTGTGGGCGGCAACCTTCGATTAA
- a CDS encoding helix-turn-helix transcriptional regulator, translating to MAKESFDKEIQFLRMLSLTSGAYNRKQYAERLGISVHTFDKTQRRLKEIMQTVADQRSGSEQNKEMADLVRFQYGESAEPMLLFLFRAKSMKETEVQRLSVLLHTLQDQALTAMELLDACCADLPEDLALPDEKTIRSDLKYLEEVGVIRKEPGGRPYRYLLQQDVLTGLSVEEQLELYDFVDIMANTQVPSVQGYLLRDSLKKAIATSYPQEEATEPFIYKYHYYSRILDEAHLYTLLSAIRQRKHVQFLYYSPKKPSSYSSQNTNPRFEREAGGRSNRIVPLEVVYDHQYGRWYVIGFQGRRGFVKFRMEGITQLEEQDSIEEEYMLKLKQQWAEISRYSWLVDTGNTVTVQARFFHPQDGQRNFILDRVRLQGQWGTITPETDHTFLYEIQVNGITEIKPWLRSFGSSCEVIAPQRLRQEMIKEWKEIAQYYESVREDVQLPDDDEIE from the coding sequence ATGGCTAAAGAGAGCTTTGACAAAGAAATTCAATTTCTGCGCATGTTGTCCCTGACAAGTGGTGCGTATAACCGTAAACAGTACGCCGAACGGCTCGGCATCTCCGTACATACATTTGATAAAACCCAGCGTAGATTAAAAGAAATCATGCAGACCGTCGCGGACCAACGCTCAGGCTCGGAACAAAACAAAGAAATGGCGGATCTAGTTCGTTTCCAGTATGGGGAATCTGCTGAGCCCATGCTGCTCTTCCTCTTTCGCGCCAAGTCGATGAAAGAGACTGAAGTGCAGCGACTTTCCGTTCTTTTGCACACCCTTCAAGATCAGGCTTTAACCGCTATGGAATTACTGGATGCCTGCTGTGCTGATCTTCCGGAAGATCTGGCATTACCAGACGAAAAGACCATTCGCTCAGATCTGAAGTATCTGGAAGAAGTCGGGGTGATCCGCAAGGAACCTGGCGGCAGGCCTTATCGTTACCTGTTGCAGCAGGACGTACTTACGGGGCTATCCGTGGAAGAACAGCTGGAGTTGTATGATTTTGTGGATATTATGGCCAACACCCAGGTTCCGTCCGTGCAGGGATATTTATTGCGTGACAGTCTCAAAAAAGCCATTGCTACAAGCTATCCACAGGAAGAAGCTACTGAGCCATTTATATACAAGTACCACTATTATTCACGCATTCTGGATGAAGCACATCTGTACACTCTGCTTAGTGCGATTCGCCAGCGAAAACATGTGCAGTTTTTGTATTATTCACCCAAAAAACCGTCCAGCTACAGTTCGCAGAATACAAACCCACGCTTTGAACGGGAAGCAGGCGGACGATCCAACCGGATCGTACCACTTGAAGTTGTCTATGACCATCAGTATGGCCGCTGGTATGTCATTGGATTTCAGGGACGCCGAGGATTTGTGAAGTTCCGAATGGAAGGCATTACACAGCTAGAGGAACAGGATTCAATTGAAGAAGAATATATGCTCAAATTAAAGCAACAGTGGGCTGAGATCAGCCGCTACAGCTGGCTCGTGGATACGGGGAACACTGTAACGGTTCAAGCACGATTCTTCCATCCTCAGGATGGCCAGCGTAACTTCATTCTGGATCGGGTTCGTTTGCAAGGCCAGTGGGGAACGATTACGCCCGAAACAGATCATACCTTTCTGTATGAAATCCAGGTCAACGGTATCACCGAGATTAAGCCATGGCTTCGAAGTTTTGGCTCAAGCTGTGAGGTGATTGCTCCACAGAGGCTGCGTCAGGAGATGATTAAGGAATGGAAGGAGATTGCGCAATATTATGAATCTGTTCGAGAAGATGTTCAACTACCAGATGATGACGAGATTGAATGA
- a CDS encoding TROVE domain-containing protein, with protein MSRAKQLFNQPQPTIRNHGGYGAYERLIEEQYIQMLMTNTLNNTFYADTQQLMDDAMVSHQEMAEVDAGFMARALVYARNEGLMRLQPLYGLALLSKVDPDQFAKVFSKVVQTPADLADFLTILRGTGRGQGGRAVKRQVSQFLNGITEYWAIKYNGRGRGYSLGDMIATAHPKPSDMKKQALFRYLRGHEVDLTDLPQLQALEKLKATPNPASRMHLIEKGKLPYSVITSIMQPTRTVWEALMSQMPTFALLRHLNAMDRAGVFEKSKNIDYVTGRLTDAESLRKSRILPFRFASVYEMIAREELRSALREAVELSIGNLPSLPGRTAIFLDRSGSMQGDYLRIGSVLALALYKQTRGNSLFWLFDHIVEDARPKMDESILSQAHRIRAQGGTDTGRPVRELRDIGEKVDQIIMITDEQQNEGSPLYAELERYRRMMNPDLKAFIVDIAPYQQAMVPPRDGKTFYIYGWSETVLTYIAETVAGYDTLASRVREIEI; from the coding sequence ATGAGCAGAGCAAAACAATTATTTAATCAACCTCAGCCAACGATACGTAATCATGGGGGCTACGGAGCCTATGAACGGTTGATAGAGGAACAATATATACAGATGTTGATGACCAATACTTTGAACAATACATTTTATGCAGATACCCAGCAGCTGATGGACGATGCGATGGTCAGTCATCAGGAGATGGCTGAGGTCGATGCAGGGTTTATGGCGCGGGCGCTGGTCTATGCTCGTAATGAAGGCTTGATGCGGTTACAGCCTCTATACGGGCTGGCACTCTTGTCCAAGGTGGACCCGGATCAGTTTGCGAAGGTATTCTCCAAGGTGGTACAGACACCGGCTGACTTGGCCGATTTTCTGACGATTCTTAGAGGAACGGGGCGAGGACAGGGCGGACGAGCGGTGAAGCGACAGGTGAGTCAATTTTTGAATGGTATTACTGAATATTGGGCGATCAAATATAACGGGCGCGGACGTGGATACAGTCTGGGCGATATGATCGCTACAGCACACCCCAAGCCGTCAGATATGAAGAAACAAGCTTTGTTTCGTTATTTGCGAGGACATGAGGTGGATCTTACGGACCTGCCGCAGTTGCAGGCGCTGGAAAAGTTGAAGGCAACCCCAAACCCTGCAAGTCGGATGCATCTGATCGAAAAAGGCAAACTGCCGTATTCGGTGATCACATCGATCATGCAGCCGACACGTACGGTATGGGAGGCGTTGATGTCCCAGATGCCCACCTTTGCATTGTTACGTCATCTGAATGCGATGGATCGGGCGGGAGTGTTTGAAAAATCGAAAAATATCGATTACGTAACGGGCCGTCTAACGGATGCAGAATCCCTGCGTAAGTCGCGCATTTTACCTTTCCGCTTCGCCAGTGTGTATGAAATGATCGCCAGAGAAGAGCTGCGCTCTGCTTTGCGGGAAGCGGTGGAGCTATCGATTGGCAACCTGCCATCGCTGCCGGGAAGAACCGCCATATTCCTGGATCGCTCCGGTTCCATGCAAGGGGATTATTTACGGATTGGATCGGTGCTGGCACTGGCACTTTATAAACAAACACGAGGCAACTCGCTGTTCTGGTTATTCGACCACATAGTTGAGGATGCTCGTCCCAAGATGGATGAAAGCATCCTTTCCCAAGCTCATCGGATTCGCGCACAAGGTGGAACTGACACGGGACGGCCTGTCCGAGAGCTGCGGGATATTGGAGAGAAAGTGGATCAGATCATTATGATCACCGATGAACAGCAGAATGAAGGCAGTCCGTTATATGCTGAGCTTGAACGTTATCGCCGGATGATGAATCCGGACCTGAAAGCATTTATCGTGGATATTGCACCTTATCAGCAGGCAATGGTGCCGCCACGGGATGGCAAAACCTTTTATATCTATGGGTGGAGTGAAACGGTACTGACGTATATTGCTGAGACTGTAGCGGGATATGATACACTTGCGAGCCGGGTGAGAGAGATAGAGATTTAA